The following coding sequences are from one Caldibacillus debilis DSM 16016 window:
- a CDS encoding carbohydrate ABC transporter permease has product MRIPLGRKILFYFLLALFAAVIFAPAVIAFLMSFMTNQEIFAGKLFPHSFSWDNYARLFERFPIIHYLTNSLVVSLLIMAGQLILSSLAAYAFAFLSFKGRDAIFFLFIATMMIPFETSIIPNFQTIRNLGLLDTYAGMTLPFFATAFGTFLLRQNFKQIPRELKEASEIAGMGDFKFFLTVALPMARTSLVTLGLYAFLTSWNMYLWPLLATTNERVRTVQIGLRQLQSQEQVNEWGMIMAGAVIVVVPTLILLFLGQKRLQRGLTEGAFK; this is encoded by the coding sequence ATGAGAATCCCTTTGGGCCGAAAGATCCTGTTTTATTTCCTGTTGGCCTTGTTTGCCGCGGTGATCTTTGCTCCTGCCGTCATCGCCTTTTTGATGAGCTTCATGACCAATCAGGAAATTTTCGCCGGAAAACTGTTCCCCCATTCCTTCAGCTGGGACAATTATGCCAGGCTGTTCGAACGTTTTCCGATCATCCATTATTTGACGAACAGCCTCGTTGTTTCCCTTCTCATCATGGCCGGCCAATTGATCCTGTCCAGTTTGGCGGCCTACGCCTTTGCCTTTTTGTCGTTTAAAGGAAGGGACGCGATCTTCTTCCTGTTTATTGCCACGATGATGATCCCCTTCGAAACGTCCATCATACCGAACTTTCAAACCATCCGTAATCTCGGGCTGCTGGATACCTATGCCGGCATGACTCTTCCCTTTTTTGCCACGGCATTCGGAACCTTTTTGTTGCGGCAAAATTTTAAACAGATTCCCAGGGAACTGAAAGAAGCGAGCGAGATCGCGGGAATGGGGGATTTTAAATTTTTCCTGACGGTGGCCCTGCCGATGGCGAGAACTAGCCTGGTCACTTTGGGACTATATGCCTTTCTCACTTCCTGGAACATGTATTTATGGCCGCTGTTGGCGACGACGAATGAAAGGGTGCGCACCGTCCAAATCGGCCTGCGCCAGCTGCAGAGCCAGGAACAGGTGAACGAGTGGGGAATGATTATGGCGGGTGCGGTCATCGTCGTCGTGCCCACCTTGATCCTGTTGTTCCTCGGCCAAAAGCGGCTGCAGCGGGGATTGACGGAAGGGGCTTTTAAGTGA
- a CDS encoding carbohydrate ABC transporter permease, which translates to MTEGKFNGEMTYAAVVRAGTEPGTVEIPETDFAKIKRKREIRNFFKGQLYLLPSILLFAVFLFYPLFRTIYLSFFLTDSAGTPTVFVGLDNFRKIFTSPVFLQSLQSTVLFVLYTVPGTVFIALVLAVLANEKMKGIGFFRTIFSSTMGVSVAAGSVFWMFLFHPTIGWLNQLLKMFGLDPVGWLTDPKWALLSVSVTTIWMNLGFTFLVLLGGLQSIDDYLYESAEIDGAGYFYKIRRITIPLLSPTLFFVITVSLINAFQTFGQIDMLTRGGPQNETNLIVYMIYQEAFMNYQYGSGSALAIILFVIVLLLTVLQFKLVEKRVHYQ; encoded by the coding sequence ATGACGGAAGGAAAGTTCAATGGGGAGATGACGTACGCGGCAGTGGTTCGGGCGGGGACGGAACCCGGAACCGTGGAAATTCCGGAAACGGATTTTGCCAAAATCAAAAGAAAGCGGGAAATCAGAAATTTCTTCAAAGGCCAATTGTACCTTCTTCCTTCGATCCTGCTTTTTGCCGTCTTCCTGTTTTATCCTTTGTTCCGGACGATTTATTTAAGTTTTTTTCTCACCGATTCGGCCGGAACGCCCACCGTCTTTGTCGGGTTGGACAATTTCCGGAAAATCTTTACCTCGCCGGTCTTTTTGCAGAGTTTGCAGTCCACCGTGCTTTTCGTCCTGTACACGGTTCCGGGCACCGTTTTCATCGCCCTGGTTTTGGCGGTTCTCGCCAATGAAAAAATGAAAGGGATCGGTTTTTTCCGTACCATCTTTTCTTCCACGATGGGCGTCTCCGTCGCCGCCGGGTCCGTATTTTGGATGTTTTTGTTTCATCCGACCATCGGCTGGCTGAATCAGCTTCTGAAAATGTTCGGGCTCGATCCCGTCGGTTGGCTCACCGATCCGAAATGGGCCCTCCTTTCCGTATCCGTCACGACCATCTGGATGAATCTCGGCTTTACCTTTCTCGTTCTGCTCGGCGGGCTGCAGTCGATCGACGACTATTTGTATGAAAGCGCGGAGATCGACGGCGCCGGATATTTTTACAAAATAAGAAGGATCACGATCCCGCTGCTTTCGCCCACCCTGTTTTTCGTGATTACCGTATCCTTGATCAACGCCTTCCAAACCTTCGGGCAGATCGACATGCTGACGCGGGGCGGGCCGCAAAACGAAACGAATTTGATCGTCTACATGATCTATCAGGAGGCGTTTATGAATTATCAGTACGGTTCCGGAAGCGCCTTGGCCATCATCCTGTTTGTCATCGTTTTGCTTCTGACCGTTCTGCAATTCAAACTGGTCGAAAAGAGGGTGCATTACCAATGA
- a CDS encoding ABC transporter ATP-binding protein, which produces MQESIIVEMIRVSKSYDKQKNVIKEMDLTIREGEFFVLVGPSGSGKSTLLRMIAGLEDITGGILKIGGRVVNHLPPKDRNISMVFQNYALYPHLNVEENILFGLKAKKVDKAERQRRLQEAAEMLGLERLLKRKPKELSGGQRQRVALARAIVSRAPLCLMDEPLSNLDAKLRANMRMEIRRLQQRLGLTTIYVTHDQVEAMTMGDRIMVLHDGKIQQVGEPIRLYNEPANTFVASFIGTPKMNMGNARYFPEKRELVVENRLSLPADPAGLDISPDRNVIVGIRPEHIRPGTAEDRTSELEVINVEQLGNETLLSFEVGKEIWTAKWPGQWKVKAGERVPVHIPIPFLHFFDRETGLLIKPAQSAHMREVEKV; this is translated from the coding sequence ATGCAGGAGTCAATCATTGTGGAAATGATCCGTGTTTCCAAATCCTATGACAAACAAAAAAATGTGATTAAGGAGATGGATTTAACAATCAGGGAAGGGGAATTCTTCGTCCTTGTCGGTCCTTCCGGTTCGGGGAAAAGCACCCTCTTGAGGATGATCGCCGGGCTTGAGGACATCACCGGCGGCATATTAAAAATCGGCGGAAGGGTCGTCAATCATCTGCCGCCCAAAGATCGGAACATCTCCATGGTTTTTCAAAACTACGCCTTATATCCTCATTTGAACGTGGAAGAAAACATTTTGTTCGGTTTGAAGGCAAAAAAGGTGGACAAAGCGGAAAGGCAAAGAAGGCTTCAGGAGGCGGCGGAGATGTTGGGGCTGGAAAGGCTTTTGAAACGGAAGCCGAAAGAGCTGTCCGGCGGCCAGCGGCAGCGGGTGGCACTGGCGCGGGCGATTGTCAGCCGGGCTCCTCTTTGCTTAATGGATGAGCCTTTGTCCAATTTGGACGCCAAGCTCCGGGCGAACATGCGGATGGAGATCCGCCGCCTGCAGCAGCGGCTCGGGCTGACGACGATTTACGTCACCCACGATCAAGTGGAGGCGATGACGATGGGGGACCGGATCATGGTCCTGCACGACGGCAAAATCCAGCAAGTCGGGGAACCGATCCGTTTATACAACGAACCGGCGAACACCTTCGTCGCTTCCTTTATCGGAACGCCAAAGATGAATATGGGGAATGCCCGCTATTTTCCGGAAAAGAGGGAACTTGTGGTAGAAAACCGGCTCTCTTTGCCGGCGGATCCCGCGGGTTTGGATATTTCCCCGGATCGGAACGTCATCGTCGGTATCCGGCCGGAACATATCCGTCCGGGTACGGCGGAAGACAGGACCTCCGAACTGGAAGTGATCAATGTGGAACAGCTTGGAAATGAAACCCTTCTTTCCTTTGAAGTCGGAAAAGAGATTTGGACGGCGAAATGGCCCGGCCAATGGAAGGTGAAAGCGGGGGAAAGGGTTCCGGTCCACATCCCCATCCCTTTCTTGCACTTTTTTGACCGGGAAACGGGGTTATTGATCAAACCCGCCCAAAGCGCCCACATGCGCGAGGTGGAAAAGGTATGA
- a CDS encoding glycerophosphodiester phosphodiesterase family protein, whose translation MGNIKNFLLSFTILLTIILAGCQNGVHKAGIGGKGETNSGIKEGSEYAGESGKETGAPPIETGVISIAHRGAPFFAPEHTIPSYEIAAGLGADYIELDLQMTKDGVLVSIHDKTVGRTTGGQGEVASYTLKELKRLDAGHSFAGRERKRYVHVKIPTLEEVLERFGDSVNYYIEIKNPADNPGMEKALIDALKKFQLLHKKDKNGLPKVIIQSFSPKSLKSVQRMEPGLPLIRLFNEKDFASLTDDAIKELQTYASGVGLPYRSVTKKEIDRLHSYGLDVHVYTINDKKTMEQYIDYGVDGIFTDHIDQLLEILHMRQNSPNEKSRIHRLPQKSDEFGIRPSD comes from the coding sequence ATGGGGAATATAAAAAACTTCCTGCTTTCTTTCACGATCTTACTGACAATCATTTTGGCGGGGTGCCAAAACGGCGTTCATAAGGCAGGCATCGGGGGTAAAGGGGAAACGAATTCAGGAATCAAAGAGGGTTCTGAATACGCGGGCGAATCGGGCAAGGAAACCGGAGCGCCTCCAATTGAAACCGGGGTCATTTCCATCGCCCATCGAGGAGCTCCTTTTTTCGCTCCGGAACATACCATCCCATCCTATGAAATCGCCGCCGGTTTGGGCGCCGATTATATCGAACTCGACTTGCAAATGACCAAGGACGGGGTCCTCGTCTCCATCCATGATAAAACCGTCGGACGGACGACCGGCGGACAGGGAGAAGTGGCTTCATACACCTTAAAAGAGCTGAAGCGGCTCGACGCCGGCCATTCCTTTGCCGGCCGCGAACGAAAACGATACGTCCATGTGAAAATTCCGACCCTCGAGGAAGTCCTCGAGCGTTTCGGGGATTCGGTAAATTATTATATTGAAATCAAAAACCCGGCCGATAATCCCGGGATGGAAAAGGCGTTGATCGATGCGTTAAAGAAATTCCAACTCCTGCATAAAAAGGACAAAAACGGCCTTCCGAAAGTGATCATCCAATCCTTCAGCCCAAAAAGCCTGAAATCCGTTCAAAGAATGGAACCCGGCCTTCCGCTGATCCGGCTTTTCAATGAAAAGGATTTTGCCTCCTTAACCGATGATGCGATCAAAGAATTGCAGACCTACGCCAGCGGAGTGGGGCTCCCCTACCGGTCCGTGACAAAAAAAGAAATAGATCGGCTGCATTCCTACGGCCTCGATGTCCACGTGTACACGATCAATGATAAAAAAACGATGGAACAGTATATCGATTACGGCGTGGACGGGATTTTTACCGATCACATCGATCAATTATTGGAAATCTTGCATATGAGGCAGAACTCCCCGAACGAAAAAAGCCGAATCCATCGCTTGCCGCAGAAAAGCGATGAATTCGGCATCCGTCCATCCGATTAA
- a CDS encoding DUF2207 domain-containing protein, producing the protein MKKLLIVFFACFLLLFPAKKGLAVEFSITDAKIDAYLQKNGEVAVKETFTYDFDSKFRGITREIVPKKGASIKDFAAFEKGKPLKVEKEGDVYKIYRSGKKEKITVELRYRITGGMEKYEDGAQFYWPFFDERNESDYLRMTIAVHPPEAADQVLALGYDEAYGKEDIRDDGTVVFRLGEVPARENGDIRVIYEPELFPGMGMMAGTIREKVLKEKEHLAEKAKKYAETRDALRKAGNGLIPAMLVFFAVLFPAAFLSSRRKKRLVEEHLERLQFHVPEEKLSIPATIYFTSGCIFNPETAAAALYDLLRKGYVKQETEDRFVLVNGRTEHPHERKLIRFLFEQVGNGKEFSLKELKKFTNNRKNLEIYQSEMMEWKRKIAEEVKQAGLYETKAGLRWGVAAVGVLLGISAVFFGIYELYVPFIGTLLGSAAALLFAIFYHPKSDKGLEILLEWQRLRERLRHFTKDQWDLLSDGEKQRLIAYGIGVDNAPFKKAFNAFLEAEKRSFPEGTGFLYNPAYTVAIFTAADSRAGAFTGGASGSSGGGVGGGGGGSGAF; encoded by the coding sequence ATGAAAAAGCTGCTGATCGTATTTTTCGCCTGTTTTCTTCTGCTTTTCCCCGCAAAAAAGGGGCTCGCCGTCGAATTTTCCATCACCGATGCCAAGATCGACGCTTACTTGCAAAAGAACGGGGAGGTCGCGGTCAAGGAAACATTCACCTATGACTTTGACAGCAAATTCAGGGGAATTACCCGGGAAATTGTCCCGAAAAAAGGGGCGTCCATCAAAGATTTTGCCGCCTTTGAAAAAGGAAAGCCTTTGAAGGTGGAAAAGGAAGGCGACGTCTACAAAATTTACCGGAGCGGGAAAAAGGAAAAGATCACCGTTGAACTCCGTTACCGGATCACGGGCGGGATGGAAAAGTACGAGGACGGTGCCCAGTTTTATTGGCCGTTTTTCGATGAAAGAAACGAATCGGACTATTTGCGCATGACCATTGCCGTCCATCCCCCGGAAGCGGCGGATCAGGTCCTCGCTTTGGGCTATGATGAGGCTTACGGCAAGGAAGACATCCGGGATGACGGAACCGTCGTCTTTCGGCTCGGAGAGGTTCCGGCCCGGGAAAACGGGGACATCCGGGTGATTTACGAGCCGGAGCTGTTTCCGGGAATGGGGATGATGGCGGGTACCATCCGGGAAAAAGTGCTCAAAGAAAAGGAACATCTTGCCGAAAAGGCGAAAAAATACGCGGAAACCCGGGATGCGCTGCGGAAGGCGGGAAACGGGCTCATTCCTGCGATGCTGGTCTTCTTTGCCGTTTTGTTTCCGGCTGCATTCCTCTCTTCCCGGCGAAAGAAACGATTGGTCGAGGAGCATTTGGAGCGCCTGCAATTCCATGTTCCGGAAGAAAAATTGAGCATCCCCGCCACCATTTATTTCACCAGCGGCTGCATCTTCAATCCGGAAACGGCCGCGGCCGCCCTCTATGATTTGCTCCGAAAGGGATATGTAAAGCAGGAGACGGAAGACCGTTTTGTCCTGGTCAACGGGCGGACGGAACATCCCCATGAGAGGAAATTGATCCGGTTCTTGTTCGAACAGGTGGGGAACGGGAAGGAATTTTCCTTGAAAGAGCTGAAAAAATTCACAAATAATAGGAAAAACTTGGAAATCTATCAATCGGAAATGATGGAATGGAAGCGGAAGATTGCGGAGGAAGTGAAGCAAGCGGGATTATACGAAACGAAAGCCGGACTCCGGTGGGGCGTGGCGGCCGTCGGGGTTTTGCTGGGGATATCCGCGGTTTTCTTCGGGATTTATGAGCTTTATGTCCCGTTCATAGGGACCCTGCTGGGATCCGCCGCTGCCTTGCTTTTTGCGATTTTTTACCATCCGAAAAGCGATAAGGGGCTGGAAATCCTTCTGGAATGGCAACGTCTGCGGGAGAGGCTGCGGCATTTCACGAAGGATCAGTGGGACCTGCTTTCCGATGGGGAAAAGCAACGGCTGATCGCCTACGGGATCGGCGTGGACAACGCCCCGTTCAAAAAGGCGTTCAACGCTTTTCTGGAAGCGGAAAAACGGTCCTTCCCGGAAGGAACCGGATTTTTATACAATCCGGCGTATACCGTGGCCATCTTTACGGCGGCGGACAGCCGGGCGGGTGCCTTTACAGGCGGCGCTTCCGGTTCCTCCGGCGGAGGAGTCGGCGGAGGGGGAGGCGGCTCCGGCGCTTTTTAA
- a CDS encoding sigma-70 family RNA polymerase sigma factor has protein sequence MHSSADVRDAFLIAREREILQMEALEAVKAIMDLYGNEIKRFVYTYMQNPADTDDVTQEVFITVYEKLPEFQGRSMLRSWIYAIAANKCKDHLRKWNLRNRRLKEKMFGHFPILRNNPDTPEEAAIKQHAASQLLERVLSLPVKYREVIVLYYFHDLSVKEIGEMLHEKEGTVRTRLDRAREKLRALLSEERSERDG, from the coding sequence TTGCATTCCTCGGCAGACGTTCGCGATGCTTTTCTCATCGCCCGGGAGCGGGAAATCCTGCAAATGGAAGCCCTGGAAGCGGTGAAAGCGATCATGGATTTATACGGAAACGAAATCAAACGGTTCGTTTATACCTATATGCAAAACCCCGCCGATACGGACGATGTGACCCAGGAAGTGTTTATCACCGTTTATGAAAAATTGCCCGAATTTCAAGGGCGCTCGATGCTGCGGAGCTGGATCTACGCCATTGCCGCAAACAAATGCAAAGATCATTTGCGGAAGTGGAACCTCCGGAACCGGAGGCTGAAAGAGAAGATGTTCGGCCATTTCCCGATTCTCCGGAATAATCCGGATACCCCGGAAGAAGCGGCAATCAAACAGCATGCAGCCAGCCAACTGCTGGAGCGGGTGCTGAGCTTGCCGGTAAAATACCGGGAAGTCATCGTTTTATATTATTTTCACGATCTTTCCGTGAAGGAAATCGGGGAAATGCTCCATGAGAAGGAAGGGACGGTGCGGACAAGGCTGGACCGGGCCAGGGAAAAATTGCGGGCGCTATTATCCGAAGAAAGGAGTGAACGGGATGGATGA
- a CDS encoding M20 family metallopeptidase, with amino-acid sequence MKEKLKAELDQIMPDLWNMNLRLYENPELGDQEYEAMKLLTGFLRSHGFAVETGIVNRPTAFRATYKSKKPGPAVCFLAEYDALPEIGHGCGHNLIGTMSTGAGVILSKLADAVGGTVIVLGTPAEETNGAKVPMCEQGIFADIDVALMVHPAGTSHESGQSLAMDALQYAYTGKAAHAASSPEKGINALDSVIQLFNGINALRQHLPSDVRIHGIISEGGKAANIVPDYAVARFYIRAATRERVDETVKKVNQIARGAAMMTGASLEISNYELSYDNMITNQALSAAFTKNLRQISSQPVLPAKREYGSIDMGNVSHVVPAIHPYIGLNDGNLAAHTKEFADKTVTEQGRKTLYEGALALAMTGYDVMADPSLLQAIKDEFDHWKNNKLY; translated from the coding sequence ATGAAAGAAAAACTGAAGGCGGAACTGGATCAAATCATGCCGGACCTATGGAATATGAATCTCCGGCTCTATGAAAATCCCGAATTGGGGGATCAGGAATATGAGGCGATGAAACTGCTCACCGGCTTTTTAAGGAGTCATGGTTTCGCCGTGGAAACGGGCATCGTCAACCGGCCGACGGCCTTCCGCGCCACGTACAAAAGCAAGAAGCCGGGCCCTGCCGTCTGCTTTCTTGCGGAATACGACGCCCTGCCGGAAATCGGCCATGGATGCGGGCACAATTTAATCGGGACGATGAGCACCGGCGCCGGGGTCATTCTCAGCAAACTGGCCGACGCCGTCGGGGGCACCGTCATCGTTCTGGGGACGCCCGCCGAGGAAACAAACGGAGCGAAGGTGCCCATGTGCGAACAAGGCATTTTCGCCGATATCGATGTTGCCCTCATGGTCCATCCGGCCGGAACCTCCCACGAAAGCGGCCAATCCCTGGCCATGGATGCACTGCAATATGCCTACACGGGAAAAGCGGCCCACGCCGCATCGTCCCCGGAAAAAGGGATCAACGCCTTGGACAGCGTGATCCAGCTTTTCAACGGCATCAACGCATTGAGGCAGCACCTGCCTTCCGACGTCCGCATCCACGGCATCATTTCCGAAGGCGGAAAAGCGGCCAATATCGTGCCGGATTACGCGGTCGCAAGATTCTATATCAGGGCCGCCACCCGGGAAAGGGTCGACGAAACGGTGAAAAAGGTCAATCAAATCGCCCGCGGCGCGGCCATGATGACCGGCGCTTCCCTGGAAATCTCCAATTATGAATTGAGCTACGACAACATGATCACCAACCAAGCCTTATCCGCGGCGTTTACGAAAAACTTGAGGCAAATCAGCAGCCAGCCGGTCCTTCCCGCAAAACGGGAATACGGCTCCATCGACATGGGAAACGTGAGCCACGTCGTCCCGGCCATCCATCCCTACATCGGGCTGAATGACGGGAACCTGGCCGCCCATACGAAGGAATTCGCCGACAAAACGGTCACGGAACAGGGGAGGAAAACCCTTTATGAAGGCGCCCTCGCCCTCGCCATGACCGGGTATGACGTCATGGCGGACCCTTCCCTGTTGCAAGCGATAAAAGATGAATTCGACCATTGGAAGAACAATAAACTTTACTAA
- a CDS encoding transporter substrate-binding domain-containing protein, whose amino-acid sequence MKSIWKKAGMIGMMMLVLLLSACGSGGSDSANGGAKEGEKEKPVLKMATSADFPPFESRDEKGNFIGFDIDLAKIIADELGYQLEIQDMNFDGLIGALQSGRVDMVMAGMSATKERKENVDFSMEYHRSGEMFISLPDSPVKQLEDLKGKKVGVQLGTIQEEGADELSKEYGFEVKKVDNGMILVQELLSHKIDVAYLDKQVAKGYMKEHGFTGFDDPTSSSPGTAVAFPKGSDLVEKVNGVLKELQENGKLKELKDKWKLDQIEE is encoded by the coding sequence ATGAAAAGCATATGGAAAAAAGCCGGAATGATCGGGATGATGATGCTGGTCCTCCTTCTTTCCGCCTGCGGCAGCGGAGGATCCGATTCCGCAAACGGCGGCGCCAAAGAAGGAGAAAAGGAAAAACCGGTGCTGAAAATGGCCACATCGGCGGACTTCCCTCCCTTCGAATCCCGCGATGAAAAAGGGAATTTCATCGGATTCGACATCGACTTGGCCAAAATCATCGCCGACGAACTGGGCTATCAATTGGAAATCCAGGATATGAATTTTGACGGCCTGATCGGCGCCCTGCAGTCCGGCCGGGTGGACATGGTCATGGCCGGCATGAGCGCCACGAAAGAAAGAAAGGAAAACGTGGATTTCTCCATGGAATACCACCGCAGCGGAGAAATGTTCATCTCCCTGCCTGATTCGCCCGTCAAACAATTGGAAGACTTGAAAGGGAAAAAGGTGGGCGTCCAGCTGGGAACGATCCAGGAAGAAGGGGCCGACGAATTGAGCAAGGAATACGGCTTCGAAGTGAAAAAGGTGGACAACGGGATGATTTTGGTGCAGGAATTGTTGTCCCATAAAATCGATGTCGCCTATCTGGATAAACAAGTGGCGAAAGGTTATATGAAAGAGCACGGCTTCACCGGTTTCGACGATCCGACGTCCAGCTCTCCCGGAACGGCCGTCGCCTTTCCGAAGGGAAGCGATTTGGTGGAAAAGGTGAACGGGGTATTGAAGGAACTGCAGGAAAACGGCAAATTGAAAGAGCTGAAAGATAAATGGAAACTGGACCAAATCGAGGAATAA
- a CDS encoding amino acid ABC transporter permease produces the protein MNVDFSKLQPYVPFILTGIWTTLKFVFVSALIGLLLGTVLALMKISKSRLLKAFADGYTSIFRGTPLILQLIIIYYGVPQLTGYDMPEFLAAIAAFGLNSAAYVSEIIRAGIMAVDKGQREAAQALGVPYRPMMLDIILPQAVKNILPALMNEFITLTKESAIVSTIGYLDLMRRAQIVGANLYRNFEALLFVGLIYWVMVFIMTSIGRRVERRLRQSDIG, from the coding sequence ATGAATGTGGACTTCAGCAAACTGCAGCCTTATGTTCCTTTCATCCTGACAGGAATTTGGACGACGTTGAAATTTGTCTTTGTCTCCGCCCTGATCGGTTTATTGCTGGGAACGGTGCTGGCGTTAATGAAAATCTCGAAAAGCCGGCTGCTGAAGGCGTTCGCCGACGGGTATACTTCCATTTTCCGCGGAACCCCGTTAATCCTGCAATTAATCATTATTTACTACGGGGTACCCCAATTAACGGGCTATGACATGCCGGAATTTTTGGCCGCCATCGCCGCCTTCGGCTTGAATTCCGCCGCCTATGTGTCGGAAATCATCCGCGCCGGCATCATGGCCGTCGACAAAGGGCAAAGGGAGGCGGCCCAAGCGCTGGGCGTCCCCTATCGGCCGATGATGCTCGACATTATCCTGCCCCAGGCGGTAAAAAACATTTTGCCCGCGCTGATGAATGAATTTATCACGCTGACGAAGGAATCGGCGATCGTGTCGACCATCGGATATTTGGATCTGATGCGCCGGGCGCAGATCGTCGGCGCCAATCTTTACCGGAATTTCGAAGCCCTCCTCTTTGTCGGGCTGATCTACTGGGTGATGGTCTTTATCATGACTTCCATCGGCAGGAGAGTGGAACGGAGGTTGAGACAAAGTGATATCGGTTAA
- a CDS encoding amino acid ABC transporter ATP-binding protein, translated as MISVKQLTKYFGKNLVLDQISTTVEKGEVVAIIGPSGSGKSTFLRCLNLLETPTSGEIYINGQNILDRKTNITEIRKNIGMVFQHFHLFPHMTVLENIAYAPQKVKKIKKGEAVEKARQLLAKVGLSDKEGAYPNQLSGGQKQRVAIARALAMEPEIMLFDEPTSALDPEMVKEVLDVMKDLVKTGMTMLIVTHEMRFAREAADRILFLADGKIVEEGDPESFFTSPKTDRAKEFLSKLL; from the coding sequence GTGATATCGGTTAAACAATTGACGAAGTATTTCGGGAAAAACCTCGTGCTCGATCAGATCAGCACTACCGTGGAAAAAGGGGAAGTCGTGGCCATCATCGGCCCGTCCGGTTCGGGGAAATCCACCTTTTTGCGCTGTTTAAATTTGCTGGAAACTCCGACCTCCGGCGAAATTTACATAAACGGGCAAAATATCTTGGACCGGAAAACGAATATAACGGAAATCCGCAAAAACATCGGCATGGTCTTCCAGCATTTCCATCTCTTTCCCCATATGACCGTCCTGGAAAACATCGCTTACGCCCCGCAAAAGGTGAAGAAGATAAAGAAGGGGGAAGCGGTCGAAAAGGCGCGGCAGCTGCTGGCGAAAGTCGGCCTCTCGGATAAGGAAGGCGCCTATCCGAATCAGCTTTCGGGGGGCCAAAAGCAGCGGGTCGCCATCGCCCGCGCCCTGGCCATGGAACCGGAGATCATGCTGTTCGACGAGCCCACCTCCGCCCTCGACCCGGAAATGGTCAAGGAAGTCCTCGACGTCATGAAGGATCTGGTCAAAACGGGCATGACGATGCTCATCGTCACCCACGAAATGCGCTTTGCGAGGGAGGCCGCCGACCGCATTCTCTTTTTGGCCGACGGAAAAATCGTCGAAGAAGGCGACCCGGAAAGCTTTTTCACCAGCCCGAAAACCGACCGGGCGAAAGAATTTTTGTCGAAGCTATTGTAA